CAACCCACTAGCAACTGAAGCGGCAAAGCATTActagaaataagtattttaataaacagCGCATATAACCCACCATTTCTTTAGGCAACTGACAATTTCAATAGATTTGAAAATGTAACTTGCACTACAGAAGGGCAACTAAAATGAATCAGGTATAAATACAGACCAATTTTACAATATCCAAACCATGCTGCAGAATTTAAATTTACAGAAGATTAAAGGTTCAAAATGTAATTACCACCAGTTAACATAATCTATGAAAAACAAGCTTTAGTaaacattgttttgctttttggtgaGGTATTTGGTTGATAAACCTAACTGAACAGAGTTAGTACCTTTGTAGGGCATCGTTGCAGTGAGTCAGACATGTTAATGCACAAGTACCATGATACTATGTCAATAAAATATGCACTGGGTATACAAACTGGCAGGTTTCAATGAGGAGCTTCCCCGCTGGCTGCAAGTCGGGTGAGCTTTTTGGAGGTTGTACAGATTTGTGATAGGAGTAACACACCAATGCTCTAATAAAATCATGCAAAAGGCAAAGCTGGGCAAAGCCACGCATTCTTACACAGAGCCAGAGTAAtgcaaaacaacagaaatcatGAAGTAAAGCTGGCTTTCATTCAGGTACCACTTGCTTTGGCAtagcaaaaggcaaaaatacctatacaggaaaaagaaatgtacgCCATAAAATGGGAGACTGTCCTGGGCTCTCCAAGAaacttttattcagttttaatgCTCACTGTGGTGCTGTGGCAAAGGCAGCTAATAGGAATGGTGAATATATAAGCTGGAGCATGTAGACTAAAACAGAAGAggctgaaaaagcagcaaaacaccaGAAAGGAAACACCAAGgcatgaagaaaacatttacagtTGAAGACTAGAGGAGATCCATTTGTTTAGGCTGTCAAAAAGAActtgcacagaaataaacagagcATATGTTCACACATTTTAATAATGACAGCTTATTATTAATAAGTACCCACACAAGTGGTAGATTTACACTCCACGACAGTATTTACAACTAGGCAAATTCTTGAATACAGAACTGAGCTCAGTCTGACTGAAAGGTATTTACTGCGATGCCAGATAACTTAGTTTTAAGACCTGCAGTATTAGATCATCTAATGTAATTGGTCCCCTTTGACTGTAAGGTATCAGAAAGTAATGGTGTTTTTCCCCAAGCAGCGTTTAGCcagttttcagaaagacatCTGTTTATCAAGGAAAAGATAATGCGAATAGCATGTAATAAGCCAGCTAAAGAACAGTATTCTAAAACTGCACATAGAGCACCCCTACACTACTTGCAGTCATGGGCTGACCCTCTCGGAATCAAGCCTCCATTTCCGTCATGCCATTTACAGCCCATCACTCTGAGATGCAGTAAAATGCCATTTCTGTCCCCTCTgcacaaacaggaaagaaaccccaacCCACTCTAATGGAGACTGAGCGGGTGGCTCTTGACTAAGGGGGCTTTTAGCAATGAACCGCTGTGCTAAATGCGAACATCAGCTAAGTACTGATCTCCTCGGAGGTGGCTGTACTTTGGATGAACAGTACTGAGGTTCGTGAACTGCACAGCTCTTTCAGTACTTTTAAGACACtacataaatgtttaaatacataaagaaatcCAAGCCCTTATACATCTCAGTAGGATCCTGACTACCTATTTCACATCACTAAACTTGCATTTATACTTGCATAGTGTAAATAGCATTAAAGATCAGGTGTATATTGAGCAAATAACAGCTCCAAAAACTAAGCTGCAGCATGTTTATTGACATAATATCTCTCAGAAAATTCATCACAAGCATGACAGAAACAAGAAGCTTCACAACAAATCCAGGTGAGATTTGTCTGTACATTGTATTTTTCAACAACTAGAAATATGTTATTAGCAATAcagatatattttatacattaaaaatcTATACAACGCCCTTTTCTCTCCCAATCTCCAAAACGTGTAGGTTCAGGGCCTTTAGGTCCACCCCTCTCTTTTGTAGCAGGATTGATTCCATCAGGGAATTCTAAAATGACAGGGAAAGTTCATTAAAACACCTATAATGTTGACAAATATAAAGATGTCACCATCTACGATGTTTGCCTCttagtttcattttcaaatacaaaatcaattctcttttgttttgaaaggcaACCTTGAGTTAAACATTTCCTAGAGTCAAACAACAGTAGTTTCAGAGAGTTTTGTGACTACAGTCAGGAATATATTATCATATTCAGttatgcaaacaaaaaagcaattcCATATCTGAAGGCACTAAAACGTCACAGTTTCTCACGGACTCATAGTGAGAACTTGCGTCACTCAGGTACACTGTACACGTGCTCACTACATCTAAAGCACCAGGTCACTTTCCGTGTTTGTTTAGGTCTCCAACTTTAAGCACTcagcttttaattttagctTTAATTTTAGAATTTTAGCCAAGATTTTATAATTGCTCTTGTATTTAAAACACCATCTTCATAGATGCAggtctgtttttcaaaaaacagcATGTTGGTGTTTCTCAGCACCAGACTAGATACCTCAGTCACAGGAGGTACTGTAAAATCCTAAATAGATAAATTAGGCTTTTTATCTTCTAAAACTTAACCGAAGCTCGCTAAGTCACTGTGATGCCCCTTCAGGAGAGGGAGACTCTTTGTAAGTGGGGTATGAATGGGACTTTCAGACGTCTCTGGTAAGTGACATGCTAGGCTTACacatcagcagtgctgcttctacTCCCAGCACCCTACTAGCTTATGCCACCTACTCGAGCACCATAGAGCTTTCTGCACCTCACAGTCAACATCCTTATGCTACTCAGTGCTCCCTTACTCAGGGCCCTCTCTGAAGCGTGGTAACTCAGGCCACCCACGCTGCACAGTGGCCATCCCACTAGGCATTGCCAAGCCATGAAGTACTTTTCCGCACAGCACCGCTGCTAGACTGCAGGGCTCCCTGAAGCTCACCATACCCCACACATCCCCTTGCCACGCTGATTCTCCAGAGCCTCCCATATATATGCATAACTTGGGGCTCCCTTGGTCGTATCCCTGACTCAGCCCTCATGAGCAAGACAAGAATGAGGAGCAGggttgaaaatgagaaaagaaaacaactgaaatcctggagagcagagaaaacagaggaCAGTGATGGAGGGAGACTCCTGTAGCTACAGCCTATACGGAATGACATATTGGGATGcctgtttaaaaattcataCAGACCAGGATAGGAAGTGTCAGTATTTGAGCACCTCTGGCAGCACAAGGAGCGCAAATGCATCTAATATTATTTTGTAGATATCATCCCAATATCCAAGCAATACCAATGTGCTGACAGTGGATGCAGAAGCTCAGAAGACTTCTCCATGATAGCTACACAGCAGTGGGAATTCAAATGGCCAGCTTGAACTCTTACATTTTCTCCTAATAACCATCGAGGACACAAGGGGCAGTCGGCACTCTAACAAACTATTGCTGGCGttatatgtaaaaaatataCAGGTACAACCAAATTTAAAGCCAACAGAAACCTTGAGTCTTGCTCTAAACATAGAACGcccaagcaaaaagcaaaagataGTAATTACGCATTTGTTTTAAGTGAAGTGTTGATGGCACTTATTTTCTTGGGAATAAAAGGACAAGAATTAAATAGCTGCTTACACGGTAACTCCAACTCTGAGTCAGTTCTGAAGTGAGTCACAAACTGAAATTGCTTCAGCCATTTCAGTGATGATACTATAATTTTTCGGTCATTTTGTCATCTGGATATTGATAGCAATCTattgatatattaaaaaagcttGTCCTAGAGAGCTCAAAATAGATAAACATGGGTTATCGCTACTGgtaaacagcagcagaacatcACACTACAGCGAATAAGATAAAGCATGACTAGCACTTCTAGTTAAGGAAGACACCTAattaaaaagaagggaaaaagaggttctgtttttctcctgcctGATTAAAAAGCGTGTGTTTCTAGTGACTTCAGCAGCAATGTATCTGTGCCTCAATTTTGTCCAGGTTCTCTAAACACGACCCCACTCAGGTTAGTgcaacacaacacaacacaaacAGCAGCTCATTAGCATCTCCCCGGACCCCTCTGAGTAGCTCAGTTAACTCAGTATCTGTTGCTTTTCGAAACACTACCTGCAAGACTAATAGAAAGACTGACCACAAAATACAGCatgtgggtgttggtctcttctcccaagtaacaagccataggacaagaggaaatggcctcaagttgcaccagcagaggtttagatgggatattaagaaaaatttcttcactgaaaagggTTGTAAGCATTGGAAgaagctgcccagggaagtggttgagtccccatccctggaggtgtttaaaagacgggtagatgtggcacttagggacatagtttagtggtggacttggtagtgttaggttaacggttggactcgatgatcttaaaggtctgttccaacctaaatgattctatgaatcagAAATCTTTTGTGgactaagaaataaaacaggctTTTTGGATAATAAAAAGTAGCTGGTGCCCTCATCAGTTTACTACCACCATTTATAGCTGTACTGTAATAGACCAATACCAACTACGTCTCTCAGAATCATGGAACGGTTTACGGTGGAGGGCACTCTTAGGCAGACATCTGGCCCCAACACTGCTCAAAGCAAGGCTGATGTTAGGTCAGGACAGCCAGGCAAATCCAAGAGGAGAGGGATCGCAGATTCTCTGGGTGACTTCTTACAATGTTTGACCACACTTGTTTTGAAGACTTTTTCCCTCATACATCATTTGCTCCAACttgtgcccactgccctgcctctgtttttttcagaaccATTAAGCTTAGCAAGTGATTCTGAAGAGTGCTGAATGCCTACCCCTCTTTTTAAACTGGCATCAGAACTGCATCTCAGAGTCTTGCCTTTAAAACATGGCTTTCAATTTTGTAAAATGTGACTTACTTTCCAGGGGTTCCCTCTCTATACTGGACTCCTCTGGTTCATCAAATCGACCTACTGGTAACTTCGGTTTCTTAAGTGACTGCTTAGCAGGTTCAGATCTTCCTCCTGTCTTAGAGCTGGTGCTCCTCAGAGAGCCGCAAAGCAGTGATGACTCTATCAAACAAACAGACGTGTAGCGTAAATGTGAGAGTTTAATACCAAGTAGTTCTATGAGTATTCAGAGCACCTCTGAAAAACCCTCACTTCAGAAACTAGGGAgtgaaaggcaggaaaacaaactCCAAATATTAGTTTAACATTCAACTCACGAACACCTAAGAAATCAGCACAGATAATTATTTTTGGCCCTAGAAACATATGCCGGCAAAACTGTGTTAGTTGTGTAACTCAGTTCACATAAACAGTGTATTTTAAACTGCTTGAACTTATCGTCACTGTTATCTTCTTGTATTTTAGACTCTAAATAGTAATTATGATAGCATAGACCagtacattttgttttcctggaaaagtcCTAACCTCCCCCAGGAAGCCTGCTGATTTCCAAGCCTTGGCTCATTTCCAACAGCTTTTGAGTCAGAAAAAGCTTCTGCTTTCCcaaaggaaagttttaaaaaataaaacgtTGTTCCCTTAGTAACAGGTTTTCCAGAATGCTGGTAGAGAATAGCTGGGCTTCCCTTATGATGGTAAAGTAATTCAGCTGGTAGTCAAAAGCAGGACAAACTTTGAGCACGTTTAAGTTCAATTATGTAACTGCATAcaaatgctttaattaaaagcattaacttttttcctttaaagtcctactaactttttttaaacataaatgtaGGAGAAAGCCTATTAATATCCATACCTAAAGTTCTTTCAAGTAGTATAAAAATGGAGGTCCCCAGATATCATAAGTCATAAATAATTCAAGAGTCATAAACAAGTCAAAAACTACTTATGAAGATCTCTCAAAATGActaatatttctgcatttggtTAAAAAGCCAAACATCCACAGTG
This genomic interval from Pelecanus crispus isolate bPelCri1 chromosome 3, bPelCri1.pri, whole genome shotgun sequence contains the following:
- the SDHAF4 gene encoding succinate dehydrogenase assembly factor 4, mitochondrial — its product is MALRLLSGAPRAAKSSLLCGSLRSTSSKTGGRSEPAKQSLKKPKLPVGRFDEPEESSIEREPLEKFPDGINPATKERGGPKGPEPTRFGDWERKGRCIDF